The proteins below are encoded in one region of Pseudomonadota bacterium:
- the hisH gene encoding imidazole glycerol phosphate synthase subunit HisH, whose product MGKIAIIDYGLANIMSVYNAITCFGVDLFVAERGDQLHEAEKIILPGVGSFDAGIQGLKNRGHHEALMKLVREEGRPFLGICLGLQFLFEGSAEGGGEGLCWFPGRCERFPSGESKPKVPHIGWSDVEIVQKKSRLFAELLPPATFYFVHSYYAPFNETVRNIAAATCEHGIRFTAAIEHENIFATQFHPEKSQLAGMKLLETFVEGI is encoded by the coding sequence ATGGGTAAAATAGCTATTATTGACTACGGATTGGCGAATATTATGTCCGTTTATAATGCGATTACATGTTTCGGTGTTGATCTTTTTGTGGCGGAAAGAGGAGACCAGCTTCACGAAGCTGAAAAAATCATTTTGCCGGGAGTTGGTTCTTTCGATGCCGGTATACAGGGGCTCAAAAATCGAGGACACCATGAAGCACTGATGAAGTTGGTACGTGAGGAAGGACGACCATTTCTAGGAATATGTCTTGGCTTGCAGTTTCTGTTTGAAGGAAGCGCCGAGGGGGGGGGAGAAGGTTTATGCTGGTTTCCCGGACGATGTGAGCGATTTCCTTCTGGGGAGAGCAAACCAAAAGTCCCTCATATCGGATGGAGCGATGTCGAGATTGTCCAGAAAAAAAGTCGCCTGTTTGCAGAATTGTTGCCCCCGGCGACCTTCTATTTTGTTCACAGTTATTATGCACCTTTTAATGAAACTGTTCGTAATATCGCTGCTGCTACTTGTGAGCATGGAATCAGGTTCACGGCGGCTATAGAGCATGAAAATATTTTTGCGACACAATTTCATCCGGAAAAATCTCAGCTGGCAGGTATGAAGCTTCTTGAAACCTTTGTGGAGGGGATATGA